The proteins below come from a single Acidimicrobiia bacterium genomic window:
- a CDS encoding alpha/beta hydrolase, giving the protein MRRVTIDIGGPVSVIEYGGSGPLAVCVHGLEGSAYNWRDIAPDLIRTHTVVAPDLIGFGYTQPSGRAATVSANADLVSGLIDHYGGPALVVGNSMGGLISILAAGNRPASVGAMVLVGPAGPVRRWDRLRPWAALTIGAPLIPGIGAAIVDAYRSSRSAEEGVAESYRLVTADPDTVSPTATADALEIAVLRRTQPWAAHSLVEATRSIFPFVVASRRFTDALDRVAQPTLLIQGLADRIVDRHTAQWIAAKRPDWATAYLEGIGHVPMIESPETFIEVFRAWEGHLGDGDQDARRSSVNGRSS; this is encoded by the coding sequence ATGCGCAGGGTCACCATCGACATCGGGGGCCCCGTATCGGTGATCGAGTATGGCGGTTCGGGCCCGTTGGCTGTCTGCGTCCACGGGCTCGAGGGTTCTGCATACAACTGGCGGGACATCGCACCCGACCTGATCCGAACCCACACCGTCGTGGCTCCCGATCTCATCGGCTTCGGATACACCCAACCATCGGGAAGGGCCGCGACCGTCTCGGCGAACGCTGACCTCGTTTCGGGCCTGATCGACCACTACGGAGGGCCGGCGCTGGTCGTCGGGAACTCGATGGGTGGCCTCATTTCGATCCTCGCGGCAGGCAACCGACCTGCCAGCGTTGGGGCCATGGTCCTCGTCGGCCCCGCGGGACCGGTGCGGCGGTGGGATCGTTTGCGACCATGGGCCGCGTTGACGATCGGCGCCCCCCTGATCCCAGGGATCGGAGCCGCGATCGTCGATGCCTATCGATCCTCGCGATCAGCCGAAGAAGGCGTTGCGGAGTCGTATCGCCTCGTCACGGCGGACCCCGATACGGTGAGTCCGACAGCGACCGCCGACGCCCTCGAGATCGCCGTCTTGCGCCGCACCCAACCGTGGGCGGCACACTCCCTCGTGGAGGCCACACGCTCGATCTTTCCCTTCGTCGTCGCCTCCCGCCGGTTCACCGACGCTCTCGACCGCGTCGCACAACCCACCCTCCTGATCCAGGGGTTGGCGGACCGGATCGTCGACCGCCACACCGCACAGTGGATCGCGGCGAAGCGTCCGGATTGGGCAACGGCTTATCTCGAAGGTATCGGACATGTCCCGATGATCGAGTCGCCTGAGACCTTCATCGAGGTCTTCCGCGCATGGGAGGGACACCTCGGGGATGGGGATCAGGATGCGCGCCGGAGCAGCGTGAACGGGAGATCCTCGTAG
- a CDS encoding CapA family protein, with protein sequence MDGRYLSTVFAILLLATGCSDARQASSDRWHGNEPVVPLASTTTTANPTPTVPTTPLAARPDPERGRLVINGTGDVNLDPSFVRTFPSTGYEDAWTGLNGAFVDDDLTVVNLECSPSPLGTPWEKPWVFQCDPNAFEAMAAAGVDVVNLANNHAMDYGMTAMLDGRDRLRAVGIEPVGTGANREEAYAPVLVEVGGWTVAVIGSGGVYPETGTWVATDDRPGMTSGDDTESIADAIRAADAVADLVLVTAHWGQEHEATPRPFEISQAKSWIDAGADGVFGHHQHRLQPLMWYNGKPIALGLGNFVWQAYPEEAKQTAIAQFVYEPDGRVSACLLDVVIERHGHPVIQDPDAPVCGTRGPR encoded by the coding sequence ATGGACGGACGATACCTGTCAACCGTGTTTGCGATCCTGCTCCTTGCCACCGGTTGTTCCGACGCGCGGCAGGCTTCGAGCGACCGTTGGCATGGCAACGAACCGGTCGTTCCGCTTGCCTCGACCACGACGACCGCGAACCCCACTCCGACGGTTCCCACGACGCCGCTCGCAGCGCGACCCGATCCGGAGCGTGGGCGTCTCGTCATCAACGGAACCGGGGATGTGAACCTCGATCCGTCCTTCGTGCGGACCTTCCCCTCGACGGGTTATGAGGATGCCTGGACCGGGCTCAACGGAGCGTTCGTCGACGACGACCTGACCGTTGTGAACCTCGAGTGCTCCCCTTCGCCGCTCGGGACACCCTGGGAAAAGCCGTGGGTGTTCCAGTGCGACCCCAATGCGTTCGAAGCGATGGCCGCGGCGGGGGTCGATGTCGTGAACCTCGCGAACAACCATGCGATGGACTACGGCATGACCGCGATGCTCGACGGAAGGGACCGCCTGCGAGCGGTCGGAATCGAGCCGGTCGGGACCGGTGCGAATCGCGAGGAGGCCTATGCCCCTGTCCTCGTCGAGGTCGGTGGTTGGACGGTGGCGGTGATCGGGAGCGGTGGAGTGTACCCCGAAACCGGAACTTGGGTCGCAACCGACGACAGGCCCGGCATGACAAGCGGGGACGACACGGAATCGATCGCCGACGCCATCCGCGCCGCCGACGCCGTCGCGGATCTCGTTCTTGTCACGGCACACTGGGGACAGGAACACGAGGCAACGCCGCGACCGTTCGAGATCAGCCAGGCGAAGTCGTGGATCGATGCGGGCGCCGATGGTGTGTTCGGCCACCATCAACATCGGCTCCAGCCCCTCATGTGGTACAACGGCAAGCCGATCGCCCTCGGTCTCGGCAACTTCGTGTGGCAGGCCTACCCCGAAGAGGCGAAACAGACGGCCATCGCCCAGTTCGTCTACGAGCCCGACGGGCGCGTCTCGGCCTGCCTGCTCGATGTCGTGATCGAACGCCACGGCCATCCCGTGATCCAAGACCCTGATGCCCCGGTGTGCGGCACACGCGGCCCCCGCTGA
- a CDS encoding nitroreductase family protein, which yields MTSHYDAIVGLRAIRQFDNRAVADEDLASLLDAARWTGSSKNSQNWSFVVVDDPEQKDAICAAGDFMTPVRNAPMMIALVQHPEGYEFDTGRLAQNIMLAADAIGMASCPVTLHREEIAAEVLGLPEGYRCRYGVAVGYPEPGSGPARMGGRKPLTELVHRNRFGA from the coding sequence ATGACCTCGCACTATGACGCGATCGTCGGGCTCCGAGCGATCCGGCAATTCGACAATCGGGCGGTTGCTGATGAGGATCTTGCGTCCCTTCTTGACGCTGCTCGTTGGACGGGGTCGTCGAAGAACTCGCAGAACTGGTCATTCGTCGTTGTCGATGATCCGGAGCAGAAGGACGCCATCTGTGCCGCAGGTGACTTCATGACGCCCGTGCGGAACGCACCGATGATGATTGCGCTCGTCCAGCACCCGGAGGGATACGAGTTCGACACCGGCCGCCTCGCCCAGAACATCATGCTGGCAGCGGACGCCATCGGCATGGCGAGCTGCCCCGTGACCCTCCACCGCGAGGAGATCGCTGCCGAGGTGCTCGGGCTTCCCGAGGGGTACCGATGCCGGTACGGTGTCGCGGTCGGTTACCCGGAGCCGGGGAGCGGGCCGGCGCGCATGGGGGGCCGAAAGCCCCTCACCGAGCTCGTCCACCGGAACCGCTTCGGGGCATGA
- a CDS encoding helix-turn-helix domain-containing protein — protein sequence MARYQAGLRTETRIIDATRSLLAEGGLEGTTLQAICERADVKAGSFYNLFDSKEEAVIRVVREAIDAVDPDPEGAGTDTVDDLVAAFVRFFVEQPEMARVYVLAAVNTESSNNGARRRFLRHHQRRVERFADAMARNGSTIGPDEAVVHAELLLGALDGLAFRWAIDPTFDFETFALEAASRLA from the coding sequence GTGGCGAGGTATCAGGCGGGACTCCGCACGGAGACTCGCATCATCGATGCAACCCGGTCCCTGCTCGCGGAGGGCGGCCTCGAAGGAACCACGCTTCAGGCGATCTGCGAGCGGGCCGATGTCAAGGCCGGGAGCTTCTACAACCTGTTCGATTCCAAAGAAGAAGCCGTGATTCGGGTTGTGCGGGAAGCCATCGATGCGGTCGACCCCGATCCCGAGGGCGCGGGCACCGACACGGTCGACGATCTCGTTGCTGCGTTCGTGCGCTTCTTCGTCGAGCAGCCGGAGATGGCGAGGGTCTATGTCCTCGCTGCGGTCAACACGGAGAGTTCGAACAACGGTGCGCGACGCCGCTTCCTGCGGCACCACCAGCGTCGTGTTGAGCGGTTCGCCGACGCCATGGCAAGGAATGGGTCCACGATCGGCCCGGATGAGGCCGTCGTCCACGCGGAGCTCCTCCTCGGCGCGCTCGACGGTCTTGCGTTCCGATGGGCGATCGATCCGACCTTCGACTTCGAGACCTTCGCGCTCGAAGCCGCCTCCCGTTTGGCGTGA
- a CDS encoding DUF2079 domain-containing protein → MSIQTDDRSTIPRLRNRYGLLVSSALAAVWTVVFSIRGVLQHLRFHTHAFDLGIFAQGTWLLSRLKDPFVTVRGLPLFADHSSYILILIAPIYALVPSPGTLIVISVVALGLASVLAYAIAARAGAGSGLSILTGLLVLVAPAVQWQVRDPFHPEVLVIPLILAAVLLLQHDRHGWAIVVVVVALTAKEDVGLVVVPFGLAVAWLMNKRKVGFVIAGVGLAAFLVNFLVLLPAWSPTGELLYSYRYGYLGESPLGILAGLVTSPDVWWDTVTNPTKVWYVVALVFAMPLAVFASRWLLVGIPTLAANVLSLHGYQYEIRWHYTAYLVAVVAIAAAFGAARLRAIGNRGIKIAAVVASIIVPIGIWVAAAPIRDWAKPHDSNDQMRALLEVVPEGDSVSAWTSFVPHLTNREEIYMFPNPFLPYNYGADDTGLPDPSAVEWVVLRWDSFRDFDHIVEDLIDSGDYVVFYEDLPFTLLRRAS, encoded by the coding sequence GTGTCAATCCAGACGGACGATCGCAGCACGATCCCCAGGCTTCGGAACCGATACGGGCTCTTGGTGTCGTCGGCGCTCGCAGCGGTGTGGACCGTCGTGTTCTCCATTCGGGGTGTTCTCCAGCATCTCCGGTTCCACACCCACGCGTTCGACCTCGGGATCTTCGCGCAAGGCACCTGGCTGCTGAGCCGCCTCAAGGACCCGTTCGTGACCGTTCGGGGTCTCCCGCTGTTTGCTGACCACTCCTCGTACATTCTCATCCTCATCGCGCCGATCTACGCGCTCGTTCCATCTCCTGGCACGCTGATCGTCATCTCGGTGGTTGCGCTCGGGCTCGCCTCGGTGCTCGCCTATGCGATCGCCGCGAGGGCAGGGGCAGGCTCGGGACTGTCGATCCTCACGGGTCTTCTCGTGCTCGTTGCCCCCGCCGTGCAGTGGCAGGTTCGGGACCCGTTCCACCCCGAGGTGCTTGTCATCCCGCTGATCCTGGCTGCGGTCCTGTTGCTTCAGCATGACCGCCACGGGTGGGCGATCGTCGTCGTCGTGGTTGCCCTCACCGCCAAGGAGGATGTCGGGCTCGTCGTGGTGCCCTTCGGGCTCGCCGTTGCGTGGCTCATGAACAAGCGAAAGGTCGGATTCGTGATCGCCGGTGTTGGGCTCGCAGCGTTCCTGGTGAACTTCCTCGTCTTGTTGCCGGCATGGTCACCGACCGGGGAACTGCTGTACTCCTATCGGTACGGCTATCTCGGGGAATCCCCGCTCGGGATTCTCGCCGGCCTTGTCACCTCACCCGATGTGTGGTGGGACACGGTCACCAACCCGACCAAGGTGTGGTATGTGGTGGCACTCGTGTTCGCGATGCCGCTCGCCGTGTTCGCCAGCAGGTGGCTCCTCGTGGGCATCCCGACCCTTGCTGCGAATGTCCTTTCGCTCCACGGATACCAGTACGAGATCCGATGGCATTACACGGCGTATCTCGTCGCAGTGGTGGCGATCGCCGCAGCGTTCGGAGCTGCGAGGCTTCGTGCCATCGGCAACCGGGGCATCAAGATCGCCGCGGTTGTGGCGTCGATCATCGTGCCGATCGGGATCTGGGTCGCCGCTGCCCCGATCCGTGACTGGGCCAAACCACACGACAGCAACGACCAGATGCGAGCCCTCCTCGAGGTCGTGCCGGAAGGTGATTCGGTCTCCGCATGGACCTCCTTCGTCCCCCACCTCACGAACCGTGAGGAGATCTACATGTTCCCGAACCCGTTCCTTCCGTACAACTACGGGGCCGACGACACCGGCCTGCCTGACCCTTCGGCCGTCGAGTGGGTTGTGCTGCGATGGGACTCGTTCCGTGACTTCGACCACATCGTGGAGGACCTCATCGACAGCGGCGACTATGTCGTCTTCTACGAGGATCTCCCGTTCACGCTGCTCCGGCGCGCATCCTGA
- a CDS encoding LLM class flavin-dependent oxidoreductase: protein MAVIEYGLQVSGPYEHLLAGANLARERGMVALALPDHYLMSVNDDLAATTDAPDALIQLGGLARDTAGIELVALVSPITFRHPAVLAKTAMTLDAMSGGRFTLGVGAGWLEREHQVFGLPFPDRGERFAMLEEALGYLSAAFDPDHPGYRGDRYRLESFPLNPMPQRRIPLLVGGSGRHTTPRLAGTFADEFNVYPGPAFVERIKACRDAAVAAGRDPDAIRISSAGQVLAAETEAEFEALLAQEAHERGMSRDELADYFAQRRPPHGTYDQVRAILDDYARMGMQRFYFQGIGTDGEALLDGLGIG, encoded by the coding sequence ATGGCAGTCATCGAATACGGGCTTCAGGTTTCCGGGCCATATGAGCATCTCCTCGCTGGCGCCAATCTTGCACGAGAAAGGGGGATGGTCGCGCTCGCCCTTCCGGACCACTACCTGATGTCCGTCAACGACGATCTTGCCGCAACGACCGACGCTCCCGATGCGTTGATCCAACTCGGTGGGCTCGCTCGGGACACGGCTGGCATCGAGCTGGTCGCGCTTGTGTCGCCCATCACCTTTCGGCACCCTGCGGTCCTTGCCAAGACAGCCATGACGCTCGACGCGATGTCAGGCGGGCGATTCACGCTCGGTGTCGGAGCAGGGTGGTTGGAACGAGAGCATCAGGTGTTCGGCCTTCCGTTCCCTGACCGTGGGGAGCGTTTCGCGATGCTCGAAGAAGCCCTCGGCTACCTGTCTGCGGCGTTCGATCCGGATCATCCCGGATACCGCGGCGACCGGTATCGGCTCGAGAGCTTCCCCCTCAACCCGATGCCGCAGCGACGGATCCCTCTGCTTGTTGGCGGCTCGGGCCGGCACACGACTCCCCGCCTTGCCGGAACCTTCGCCGACGAGTTCAATGTGTACCCAGGGCCTGCCTTTGTGGAGCGCATCAAGGCGTGCCGCGACGCGGCGGTCGCTGCGGGCCGTGACCCGGACGCCATCAGGATCTCATCGGCGGGCCAAGTCCTCGCCGCCGAGACGGAAGCCGAATTCGAAGCACTCCTCGCACAGGAAGCGCACGAGCGTGGGATGTCACGGGACGAGCTCGCGGACTACTTCGCGCAACGCCGACCCCCTCACGGTACCTACGATCAGGTGCGCGCCATCCTCGATGACTACGCGCGGATGGGTATGCAGCGCTTCTACTTCCAAGGAATCGGCACCGACGGGGAAGCACTGCTCGATGGGCTTGGCATCGGCTGA
- a CDS encoding acyl-CoA dehydrogenase, producing the protein MSHYKTNLRDLEFNLFEFLEVDSYYGSAPFEGFGRDTAMDSLREIERLAVEDFAVSWVDSDRNPPKLVDGTVEITPSLKKSLDAFFDGGWHLLGIGPTLGGYGAPDTLRWAAGEMLVSSNPSAFLYASSALMARVIAEIGTPEQAARWARPMLDRRWGATMVLTEADAGSDVGAGTTKAIHVEGDMWQLEGVKRFITSGDNDYFENIIHLVLARREGGEPGTKGLSMFIVPKYLVDDDGKLGARNGIRVTGLEHKMGIKGSSTCELTLGAGEPCVGYLVGNVHEGIRQMFHIIEDARMLIGVKSAGTLSTGYLNALAYAKERIQSADLTQAADKTAPRVPIIRHPDVRRMLMLQKAYAEGLRALWMYTAWTLDKMQLEPEDDYWSRLNDLLLPIVKGYSSEKAYELLAQSLQVFGGSGFTQDYPIEQYIRDAKIDTLYEGTTAIQGLDLFFRKIARDQGQTVMRLGEDILGYIKGGSDEFASERQALGDALEQVQIHIGVLVGHAMASLEDPPEIYKTGLHTNALLESLAEVIIAWLLLEHAERASAALEAADEDDRAFYGGKVASAKFFASDALPKVGIRTAAAQAETAWLMEMSDQAF; encoded by the coding sequence ATGTCGCATTACAAGACGAATCTGCGGGACCTCGAGTTCAACCTCTTCGAGTTCCTTGAGGTCGACTCGTACTACGGCTCAGCGCCGTTCGAGGGATTCGGGCGGGACACCGCGATGGATTCACTCCGTGAGATCGAACGGCTCGCCGTCGAGGATTTTGCCGTCAGCTGGGTCGATTCGGATCGCAATCCGCCCAAGCTCGTTGACGGCACCGTCGAGATCACCCCGAGCCTGAAGAAGAGCCTTGACGCGTTCTTCGACGGAGGCTGGCATCTGCTCGGGATCGGCCCGACACTCGGTGGCTACGGCGCACCCGACACTTTGCGATGGGCTGCAGGCGAGATGCTCGTGTCGTCGAATCCTTCCGCGTTCTTGTATGCCTCGAGTGCCCTCATGGCCCGCGTGATCGCCGAGATCGGAACCCCGGAACAGGCCGCCCGCTGGGCCCGACCGATGCTGGATCGGCGCTGGGGCGCAACCATGGTGCTCACCGAAGCAGACGCCGGTTCCGATGTCGGGGCAGGAACCACCAAGGCCATTCATGTCGAGGGGGACATGTGGCAACTCGAAGGCGTGAAGCGATTCATCACCTCGGGTGACAATGACTACTTCGAGAACATCATCCATCTGGTGTTGGCGCGCCGCGAAGGCGGCGAGCCGGGGACTAAGGGCCTTTCCATGTTCATCGTGCCGAAGTACCTCGTCGATGATGACGGCAAGCTTGGTGCCCGCAACGGCATTCGGGTGACGGGCCTTGAGCACAAGATGGGGATCAAGGGCTCGTCGACATGTGAGCTGACGCTCGGCGCGGGTGAACCGTGCGTCGGGTACCTCGTCGGCAATGTGCACGAGGGCATCAGGCAGATGTTCCACATCATCGAGGACGCCCGCATGCTGATCGGCGTCAAGTCGGCAGGTACGCTGTCGACGGGCTATCTGAACGCTCTCGCGTACGCGAAGGAGCGCATCCAGTCCGCAGACCTGACGCAAGCCGCCGACAAGACGGCTCCCCGGGTTCCGATCATCCGCCATCCCGATGTTCGGCGTATGTTGATGCTGCAAAAGGCGTACGCCGAGGGCTTGCGGGCTCTGTGGATGTACACCGCATGGACGCTCGACAAGATGCAGCTCGAACCGGAAGATGACTACTGGTCACGACTCAACGATTTGCTGCTTCCCATCGTCAAGGGCTACTCATCCGAGAAGGCATACGAGCTGCTCGCGCAGTCGCTTCAGGTATTTGGCGGATCGGGATTCACGCAGGACTATCCGATCGAGCAGTACATCCGTGACGCCAAGATCGACACCCTCTACGAGGGCACGACGGCGATCCAGGGGCTCGATCTCTTCTTCCGCAAGATCGCGCGAGACCAGGGGCAGACCGTGATGCGCCTCGGGGAGGACATCCTCGGGTACATCAAGGGCGGCTCCGACGAGTTCGCCTCCGAACGGCAGGCGCTCGGAGACGCCCTCGAACAGGTGCAGATCCACATCGGCGTGCTGGTCGGCCATGCCATGGCATCGTTGGAGGACCCGCCGGAGATCTACAAGACGGGACTCCACACGAACGCGCTTCTCGAAAGCCTCGCGGAAGTCATCATTGCGTGGCTTCTGCTCGAACATGCCGAGCGTGCAAGCGCGGCGCTGGAGGCGGCCGACGAAGACGACAGGGCCTTCTATGGGGGCAAGGTCGCATCGGCCAAGTTCTTCGCCTCCGATGCTCTGCCGAAGGTCGGGATCCGCACGGCAGCAGCCCAGGCCGAGACGGCGTGGCTCATGGAGATGAGCGACCAAGCGTTCTAG
- a CDS encoding TIGR02453 family protein — protein MRSTYFTPAAFKFLRDLAANNNRSWFEANKERYIRTIREPAQEFISDFAPRLTNISDHFVADPRTNGGSLMRPYRDTRFTGDKTPYKANIGIQFRHEMAKDVHAPGFYLHLEPRSCWAGVGLWRPEAKVAKQIRDRIYTDPDAWQRAVTSRSFIDAWDATPDEADLLKRIPREYEEPEFPVDVRRKSFTAGSKLTQKTVTSGSFDDDLGKLYDKAAPYARFLCEAVGLPF, from the coding sequence GTGCGCAGCACCTACTTCACACCGGCCGCCTTCAAGTTCCTTCGCGACCTCGCCGCCAACAACAACCGCTCCTGGTTCGAGGCGAACAAGGAGCGCTACATCAGGACGATCCGTGAGCCCGCTCAGGAGTTCATCTCCGACTTCGCGCCGCGGCTCACGAACATCTCGGATCACTTCGTTGCCGACCCGCGGACCAACGGCGGTTCTCTCATGCGTCCCTACCGCGACACCAGGTTCACCGGCGACAAGACGCCGTACAAGGCGAACATCGGGATCCAGTTCAGGCACGAGATGGCGAAAGATGTTCATGCACCGGGCTTCTATCTCCACCTTGAGCCCCGGAGCTGCTGGGCTGGCGTCGGGCTGTGGCGCCCAGAGGCAAAGGTGGCGAAACAGATCAGGGACCGGATCTACACCGATCCCGATGCGTGGCAGCGTGCGGTTACAAGCAGGTCGTTCATCGATGCCTGGGATGCAACTCCTGACGAGGCGGACCTGCTGAAGCGAATCCCTCGGGAATACGAGGAACCCGAGTTCCCGGTCGATGTTCGCCGGAAGAGCTTCACCGCGGGATCAAAGCTCACCCAGAAGACGGTGACTTCAGGATCGTTCGACGACGACCTCGGGAAGCTCTACGACAAGGCGGCTCCCTACGCCAGATTCCTCTGCGAGGCGGTGGGACTGCCGTTCTAG
- the murI gene encoding glutamate racemase — MSRIAVFDSGMGGIGVLDAIRARAPWADIIYLADHAFGPYGERTLDEVRDRTTLIARFLQSAGADMIVVACNSASAAALHHLRAAIGEVAFVGMEPAVKPAAERTKTGTIAVLATDATFQGELFRSLTGRFAGDIEIIEQACPGLALAIERGDPVDALLDRYVSPLGDTGADVVVLGCTHYPHIIDRIAACLPDSVELIDPAPAVAARVTDVAHEHRIDLRGSGWCGMWTTSLDTVRPDGRDWETVDIPPEAASAASCNDATLVAVQGDITVMPVTAIVNAANPGLMHGGGVALAIARAGGATIDDESAAWAAAHGPLTTGTAALTSAGKMPSSYVIHVAGPIHTPGQDNERLLAAAVNGALDAAIEIEAATVAMPAISAGIYGYPPDEACAVIVSTVARRLRDDPGPLRSVRLVGFDRVMADRFGDLVRRIGAAS, encoded by the coding sequence ATGTCGCGGATTGCCGTCTTCGATTCGGGAATGGGCGGAATCGGTGTGCTCGACGCGATCCGGGCGAGGGCACCGTGGGCCGACATCATCTACCTTGCAGACCATGCATTCGGTCCATACGGTGAGCGCACCCTGGACGAGGTGCGCGACCGCACGACCCTGATCGCGCGCTTCTTGCAATCGGCGGGGGCCGACATGATCGTGGTTGCGTGCAACTCGGCGTCGGCGGCGGCACTGCACCACCTCCGTGCCGCCATCGGCGAGGTTGCGTTCGTCGGCATGGAACCGGCCGTGAAGCCCGCCGCAGAGCGCACGAAGACCGGCACCATCGCCGTGCTCGCGACCGATGCGACCTTCCAAGGCGAGCTGTTCAGGAGTCTCACCGGTCGGTTCGCTGGCGACATCGAGATCATCGAGCAGGCATGCCCCGGTCTCGCATTGGCGATCGAACGAGGCGACCCTGTCGATGCCCTCCTCGACCGGTATGTCTCGCCCCTCGGCGACACCGGTGCCGATGTCGTGGTCCTCGGTTGCACCCACTATCCACACATCATCGACCGGATCGCTGCGTGCCTTCCCGACTCCGTCGAGCTCATCGACCCTGCTCCAGCCGTCGCGGCACGGGTCACCGATGTCGCCCATGAACACCGGATCGATCTGAGAGGTTCAGGCTGGTGCGGCATGTGGACGACCTCACTCGACACGGTTCGTCCCGACGGCAGGGATTGGGAAACCGTTGACATCCCTCCCGAAGCAGCGTCTGCGGCAAGCTGCAATGACGCGACGCTCGTCGCCGTGCAGGGCGACATCACGGTCATGCCTGTCACGGCGATCGTGAACGCGGCCAATCCCGGCTTGATGCACGGGGGCGGCGTTGCCCTCGCGATCGCACGAGCTGGTGGGGCGACCATCGACGACGAGTCAGCGGCATGGGCCGCCGCCCACGGGCCCCTCACCACGGGAACCGCGGCACTCACCTCAGCGGGCAAGATGCCGTCGTCATATGTGATCCATGTCGCAGGCCCGATCCACACACCGGGTCAGGACAACGAGCGGCTCCTTGCGGCAGCGGTGAACGGCGCCCTCGACGCTGCCATCGAAATCGAAGCAGCGACCGTCGCCATGCCAGCCATCTCTGCCGGTATCTACGGCTACCCACCGGACGAAGCGTGCGCGGTGATCGTCTCCACCGTCGCTCGTCGGCTTCGTGACGATCCCGGCCCGCTGCGATCGGTTCGGCTCGTCGGTTTCGACCGGGTAATGGCCGACCGCTTCGGAGACCTCGTGCGCAGGATCGGCGCAGCGTCCTGA
- a CDS encoding thioesterase, producing the protein MINRSSNASVTFVVDEASTAIALGSGDVPVLGTPKVLALAEEAAVKAIGNQLPKRLTTVGVDVQLGHYAPSAVGSTVVAKAVLEDIEDNELIFHFEVFEGDKVVADGHHVRSVIDRERFLSRLAAT; encoded by the coding sequence ATGATCAACCGCAGCTCGAATGCGTCCGTCACTTTCGTCGTCGACGAAGCCTCAACCGCGATCGCGCTCGGATCCGGGGATGTGCCCGTGCTCGGAACGCCAAAGGTTCTCGCGCTCGCGGAGGAGGCTGCGGTGAAGGCGATCGGCAACCAGCTTCCGAAGCGACTGACGACGGTTGGGGTCGATGTGCAGCTCGGCCATTACGCGCCGAGCGCCGTCGGGTCGACGGTCGTTGCCAAGGCGGTTCTCGAGGACATCGAGGACAACGAACTCATCTTCCACTTCGAAGTGTTCGAAGGGGACAAGGTCGTCGCCGACGGCCACCATGTGCGAAGCGTGATCGATCGGGAGCGTTTTCTCTCGAGGCTGGCTGCAACCTGA
- a CDS encoding AAA family ATPase, translated as MATIIAVANQKGGVAKTTTVHTLAEALSELGRRLLMVDLDPQACLTFAAGIDPDSLDHSIHDVLMGRIELTDCIVDREGPDLVPSTIDLAGSEVHLLTKTGREFVLKRALRDLGRTYDLILIDCGPSLGILTVNALTAADMVLVPFQAETLSDRGVGQLLDTIDDVRQYTNEDLTVLGGIATMYDPRTNLGKRVLVELEERHGLRVIGPPIPRSVRVAEAPGEGVSVLAHARSSKAAEAYREVAMSLVGML; from the coding sequence GTGGCGACGATCATCGCAGTGGCGAACCAGAAGGGCGGGGTTGCCAAGACCACCACGGTCCACACGCTCGCCGAAGCACTCTCGGAGCTCGGCCGGCGCCTCCTGATGGTCGATCTCGATCCACAGGCCTGCCTCACCTTCGCAGCCGGGATCGATCCCGACTCCCTCGATCACTCGATCCACGATGTGCTCATGGGCAGGATCGAGCTCACCGACTGCATCGTGGATCGGGAAGGCCCCGATCTCGTCCCATCCACGATCGACCTCGCCGGATCCGAGGTGCATCTCCTCACCAAGACCGGTCGAGAATTCGTGTTGAAGCGTGCCCTGCGAGACCTGGGCCGCACATACGACTTGATCCTCATCGACTGCGGGCCCTCCCTCGGCATCCTCACGGTGAACGCCCTCACCGCCGCCGACATGGTTCTCGTCCCGTTCCAGGCCGAGACGCTGAGCGATCGCGGGGTGGGCCAGCTCCTCGACACTATCGACGATGTCCGGCAATACACCAACGAGGACCTCACGGTTCTCGGCGGGATCGCAACCATGTACGACCCCCGCACGAATCTCGGCAAACGCGTACTCGTCGAGCTGGAGGAGCGCCACGGGCTCCGCGTTATCGGACCGCCGATCCCACGGTCGGTGCGTGTCGCCGAAGCTCCCGGTGAAGGAGTGTCGGTTCTCGCCCACGCTCGGAGCTCGAAGGCGGCTGAGGCGTATCGCGAGGTCGCAATGAGCCTGGTTGGCATGCTGTGA